Genomic window (Gasterosteus aculeatus chromosome 1, fGasAcu3.hap1.1, whole genome shotgun sequence):
atatatatatatatatatgagtcaGTACCCAAGGGACTGATTGGTTGATGATAATTAACAATTTTTGCTGTACTTGCTTGTTTTTTACCCTCTCCTGTTATATCAACAGGTATTATCTACTTATTACACGCCATTTTCTCCAGTTATCGTGGTAGTAAATATTCTGTGCTTCCATTGTGCGTCTAATCTTAGACAAAAACACCATCTTTCAACATGCTCATATACACGTGTTCAGCTCAGACTGGGTGATAAGTAAAACTGTTTACTCAGGTCCGACCCTTACAAAAAGACACGTGGCTTTGTGAAAGGACGCTTGATAGCGTGGTTGCAATCATtaaacaaatgcaaagaaaatCCCATACAGCTTAGTTTACGTCAAACACTAACGTCCGTGTGTTTATTTCCTCCACGTTATAAATATATTCTGGTTAGAGTAGTTCTAATCAAGCTAAATCGTACCTCATCTTAGGTCCATTTGTGTGTTCGCATATCAGATCTGGGGACAGTGGGGATGTTCTAAAGAGATGAGTTTGGGGGAGACGGTTACCGGCTTCACCAACATTTACTGtttattcacccccccccccggcgcagTAGACCACAGTGCAGACGTCACCATAATGCATTCCGGGCCGTTTCCACGGTGCTTATCTGGCGATCGACGCTCGTGTACTTCTGTCTTTGGAGCGTGCCACGTTGTAAGTCAACAAATACCGTGAAACCCGACACTCACCACaaatcctttcctttccttttttgaaCAGAGGACAGGTAACGTGCGATCCACGTTCTTCAAGGACTGTCTGTACGAGGTGTTTGACGACTTGGAGTGCAAGATGGAGCACGCCGGGAAGCATCTGCTGCGCTCGGTGCTGCAGCTGATGGAGAGCGGCGCCCTGGTCCTCACCACCAACTTTGACAACCTCCTGGAGATCTACGCGGCTCACCAGGGCACCAAGCTGGAGTCTCTGGACCTGACGGACGAGAAGAAGGTAGGCCGGGCCGGGGTTTGTGGCATCGATTTGGCCCCTAACCTCTAGGTTCTTGTTGGGAAGGACAGGCTCAGATTGTAGGAGTCTTAAAGGTCAAGTTTTATTTCATCTCGAGAGCAAAAGTCAAAGGTGAGTCAGCCGCTTGACTGCACATTTATGAAATTGCCTTTTGAGGGAAGTTCCTGTATTGTTATCGATAAATAGACAACCTGAGCCTGCTGAGTGACCGGAGGGGGGAGGCTAAAGTTCTATCCATTACTCAGCTGCAATAGAATCAACAAGACTTACTTTGGATCTAAAGACTGGGCCTAAGAAGTGTTTGCGTATTCCCTTATTATATAAAGCAACACTGATCGTTTGTTAAACGGAACGGAATCTGCACGACTCGTCCCGAGTGTCTCTGAGAGACCTGCTGCTTTGCCTCTCAGTCCTGGTATTTATGCCTCGACTCCATCAGGGCTAATATCCTCTAACTGCTGTTCAGTGATTCACCTCCCAGCCCAGCCAGAACAGGATTGAGCGCAATGAACTGTtaactaatgtgtgtgtgtgtgtgtctccaggtgtTGGAGTGGGCCCAGGAGAAGCGGAGGTTAAGTGTTCTGCATATCCATGGTGTGTACACCAACCCCAGCGGGATTGTACTGCACCCTGCAGGCTACCAGAACGTCCTGAGGAACACCGAAGTCATGGTAAGCCCCCGACGCGGCGGTTTACCGGCTGACGCCCACCCGCGTCAGCGCGTTAACGTACCGTGTGCATCCGGCGCTCTCAACAGCGCGAGATCCAGAAGCTGTACGAGACCAAGTCCTTCGTGTTCCTGGGCTGCGGGCGCACGGTGGACGACACCACCTTCCAGGCGCTGTTCCTGGAGGCGGTCAAGCACAAGTCGGACCTGGAACACTTCATGCTGGTGCGGCGGGAGGACGTGGGCGAGTTCAAGAAGCTGCGGGACAACATGCTGGACAAGGGCATCAAGGTCATCTCCTATGGAGACGAGTACGCCGACCTGCCCGAGTACTTCGAGAGGCTGGCCAACGAGATCTGCAACCGCGACGTGTCCACCAACGGCTGGGGTACGCtttccacttcctcctcttccaccatGTTAACCATCTGCAGCAAAACAACTCATTATGCGAACGCCATCGCGTGACGACCACCCGCAAAGTCAAGGAGCCCTCGGCGCCCACCTTAACAGATTGAGAACTAAACGtataggggggtgggggtgtgctGCCTGACTTTGACCATTCTTTCTCCACCCAGCCTCCTGCGAGTGCCCCACCCTAATGGGAGTGTAATACTAAATCGCTGGTGCGCCCCCTTAAAAATGTCTTACTGGCGGCTTCTGCTGTTCCAACCGGTGCGTCATTCTTTAGTCAAGTGTTGATTTGATGTAGGCGTATTTGAGGCATCAGTTTCGTGTCAGAAAAGGAAATGCTTAACTTCACTAGTTCTTCTTTCAGAGTCCCGCGTGTGATTTGTCTTTAACCGTCTCCTTTGTCTCTACAGGGTCTCCTTCACAAAGTGGGGAAGAACAGCCGAACGGCTTTAACACACAGAAAAGCCTCCTTCAAGGTTAGGACTCAATGCTTCTTTGATTTCAGGCAGTGGCCACTTGCAAAGGACACTTCCACGCTGTTACAATAAAAGCACCGGCGAAGGCTCTTGTTTTCTTACTGCATGCTGGTAGATCGAAAGCTTTCAGTGTCAAAGCACCTGCTGGTTTGCCTTTACAAAGACGCCGCTGACTTTGCAGTATTGCATGCATGCCAGTCATGTCAGTTTCTCAACCTCCCACTTAAGTCaccttccttcttctttttgccCCAGACCATCATTCGTGACAGGCACACAGTCGGGATCAGTAAGAGTCGTGTTCCTTCACAGCTGCACCGTGACATCAGTCTGATTTCAAATCGATGGGTTTAGGAATCTAAGGAGACCTAAAAGTTGTTTACGAGTGTCTGGTTTTTACTTGTTTCTATGACTTCCGGAGTAAAAGGGAAAGGAGAAGTTTAACAGTAACCGTCAAggccataaaaagaaaaagacaacctcACAGCGCCGCTGCAGTGATTGTTTGGAATACTCCGATGGATAAATGAGTCCAGACAGACACGACGGCGCTGCGTCGattcattttgatttcatttcaaacatCACCTCGACCTACCCGCCGCACAGAAGAGGCCTTTTCTCGAGTTGACACCTGGCGCCGCCTTGACCTGCAGCCAGTAGAACTGGACTTGGGAACTGGGACGGACGTTACTCAGTTGGCTTTCATCGCCAACGTCTCTCAGCCAGCATCACTCTGCCACTCCTTTGCTGAATATGTTCTTTGTAAGCCTTTTTTTAATACTTGCATGTATTTTCTGACATAGTATTTATAAGtactattttcaaaataaagcttttgATAACCCATTTGTCTGGTTTAACGTGTCACTAACAGAACGAGTTCCACTCTTCAGGCTGTTGCAGCTTTATTTAGAAAGGTTTACATTCTCATAAATTAGCTCAATTCTCCCGTTTTAACTCTTGATTCTTTCATATTGCGCTACCACAAATGAAAGGGGGGGCAGGAGACATTTAAGACTTCCTAGTTCCTCTTACAAATGAAGAGTGAATTACAGGGGTAAGCATAAATAAAAAGGCCCACAGAACCTCAACAAACCACATGGGCCGTGCAGTCTGAAACTAAAAAGATTTACATAATGTCTCCCGTTTCTCCTCAACTAAAAACTGAAGAATCAGTCTGCATTTTGTAATGAGTTGCGTTAGGTAGGCGAGGAGCTCTGGGAGAGAAGGTTTGTAGGTCAAACCGGAGTTAGCGTTGTGTTAGTAGAGGTAAACAGATTCGGACTCCTCGTGTTGGTGACTACTGGAGACAAATAGGCACTACGGTCACTAAGCTACCCCCGGGTCCCATCCGGCAAACCTTCACCACCTGACCTCACTGACACGGAGAGGAAACTGACTGAATGCCAGGTAGGGAGGCGGATTTCTTTTTCCAAGTCTTTACTGTACTGCACCAGTGACGTGATGAGATGTACAGCCTACGTCCACTTAGTCAGCTGAAATGCACATCTGGATGCGACTGATGTGAGGCCGAGAAATTAACTTTTCATCATTCAAAGTACACGCTAGTCCTTTACGGTGGGGAATAAAGTCGGCGGGAGAGGACGAGGGAGAAGGCAGGTGGGCGGGGCTGGAACATCTCACGGCAGGAGAGTTTTTTTTCAGGCCTTCATAAGGGCGCTGACCACGGCGCGGGCGTTGAGGCTACGCAGGTCGTTGTAGGTCTGCCCCGTGCCCACAAACACGATGGGCTGTCCGGTGATGTAAGTCATGGAGATGGCAGCGCCgacctgtgggggggggaggacgcaCGGCGTACGAGTGTGAGggaattattattcatttaaaaaaggaaaagtgaaaaaaaaaaaaagcgaccCCATGAGGAGTTCCTTCGGCGGACACGCGGTCGGGCACCTTGTCGTCGATGGTGTCAAACTTGGTGAGCACGATTCCGTCGATGAGGCGAGGCTTTTCTGTCATGGAGTTGTCGGCCAGAGCCTGGTTGAACttgacctggaggagaggaggaacccAGAGGGGAGAGTTATTCATGGGGGGGGGAAACTCTGACCTCTGCTGGACAGTTGAAGAACAGTTTAAATCCTCTTGTGAACGCCACATTCTAGCAGGTGACCACATCGGGCCTCACCAGCTGGTCGACCGCCTCGTTGCCCACCAGAGCCTCTCCGACAAACAGCACGAGGTCGGGCATGTTGACCGCGATGAGCTTGGCCAGGGCGGTCATGAGCGGCGCGTTGTCCTGCATGCGCCCGGCCGTGTCCACCAGCACCACGTCGAAGGCCTGGTTGCGGGCTGCAGAAGGCGTGAcgcgtaaaaaaacaaaaacaaaggtcaAGACGGTGTTTAGCGTGCGATCGGCAGCGCGTGGGCGGCGCTGAATCGTTGGGGAGGGCGCGTCGTACCGTAGGCGATGGCCTCCATGGCGATCCCGGCGGCATCCTTGCCGTAGCCCTTCTCATAGAGCTGGACCATCGGGCGCCCCCCGTGCTGCTCGGGGGGGTGCAGGGAGTTCAGGCGGCGCTGGTGAGTGCGGAGCTGCTCCACGGCGCCGGCGCGGAACGTGTCGCAGGCCGCGATCAGCACCGTGAAGCCGTTCTCTATCAGCCAGAAGGAGATCTGGAGCGGATGATCGGACGGGGGCAAAATATTCAGCAACGGTTTTACTAAGAGAATacgcttttttttaatttttttttacatccgtTCAAGTTCTTACGGTAAAACGGACTTCTGAAATAATGCCGAGATCAGTACCCACCTAGGCCATCATAATTCTGTAATAATTGAGTATTAGCAACAGCACCAACAATAATAACACTAAAAACATATTTGATCTAATGTGTTGATACTTACTATACACTATTATTAAGCTACAAGTATTTCCATATCTATACATTTGAGTATCACGGAGGAGCTTTCTGTAAATAGTCCCGGGAAAAATGGCTGTATAGTTTTTCTTCCCTGAACATTACAGAGGAACAGAACATTAGAAATGACTCCAGACTGTTGGGCTCAGCATCACATCGGACTGACCCTTTAAATAGTATGAAAAACTCCCCCCTCAAACCCGTAAGCGGTAAAACCAGAATGAGACCATTTCACAGAAATTCAGGTGAAGTGCTGGACGCTGTCAAACAGTGATATTATAAACAGTGAATTAATACATAACTGAAACGTAAGATTTAGAATGTCATTTGGACGTCACTGGAAAGAGCCTCACTCCGCCTTCAGTGCAACTACAAGAACAATTATGAATCCTCCGTTCTACGAACAGCTGTACAAGACCACAAACTCTCACGACACCAAACACACGGAAACGCGCGTGTGGGTGAATCGTGAGCCGACcacaggaaacaaaagaataaactATACGTCATCAGCCTTTCGACCAGGGCCGCTCACCTTGGCCAGGTTGGTGGACTTTCCGACCCCATTGACGCCGCAGAAAGTAACGACGAAAGGCCGCCGCTGGTTCTGCGCCTCCATGACGTCTCTCAGGATGTCCACCCTTCGCTTGGGCTGCAGGATCTGCACCAACGAGTCCTGCAGGGCCAGCTTTACTGTCGAGgccacagctacacacacacacacacacacacacacacacacacaaaacgagTCAGCTTCGCCCTGAATCATGCATCCACACGGCTATTCACTGACACAAGTGATCACATGTGGCCTACGCATCATTCAGCTACGTTATTGGGCTTTTACGCCCTTGACGTTACAACATGCTGGTTGTATCCTGTGTAGATGACATTCAAGGGGACGATCCTCTTACTTTAATAATCAGACTGTTGGGGAAAACTTAATACTGCAATAAGAGACATTATAAGGACGTGACGCACGCTGCATTGAAAGATAGATTTAGGAAAGTGGGCGACGATTTGGGGCGAGCGAAAGAGTACTTACTGGTGAATGTGCCCATGACTTTGCCCTCCAGTTTTTTGGCTACTGAGTCACAGAGCTGGTAGGCGATGTCGGCTGCTACATTCTTCGCTACGGGATCATAAATGAGAAGAATGAGCGGTGGGAAAAAACcctgatagagagagagagggggggggggggggtcctaccGATGAGGtggtccttcatcttctccagtACCGACTCCATGTCCTCTCGGCTCAGGCTCTTGGAGCCCACCAGGCCCTTCAGCATCCCAAACATGCCCCCAAAACCACCACTCTTGGAGTTGGAGctgaaaccaaaaaaacaaagctgggCAATTCGAAATTTGACCTTTAAAGCtaaaaattgttttttgtgAGATGTAAATACAGTCTTACATTTTCTTGATTGTTTTATTGTCAACCACCCTCTCCgcttcctccgcctcctcctcctcctcttcctcactggaCTCGTAGTCCACAGACGGCAGCTCACCCTTCATGGAGCTCAGCTGCATTCCCTGAAACAGAACCCGGACCTTGAGGACTTTGTTTGAACACTATTCATTATCCTAATCCAGGTGTCTTTTTCTTAACCGGAGTGAATAGGAGGGtcgggggggaggcaggggggggaggggggttcctACCAGGTCAATTTGTGCATCCTGGTTCTGTTTGCCACCATTCTCGGAGTTATCTCCGTTGCTTCCGCTGTAGTCCAGCGCCTTGGTGCTGCTGCCGCCCATGTCCCAAACGCGcatctgcttctctttgggCTTCTGCGGTTTTGGGGACTTACTGCGAGCAGGAGGACAGAAAATCACGATTAAACAACTGAACATTCTGCATTTATTATCAACACATCACATCATTAAAAAAGTTCCCCCTTACGTGGCTTTCTCAGGGGGAGCCACCGTGCGCCTGCGAATGAATTCCTCGCGGTTCTTCTGTATGATCTCCTCAGCAGTGTAGCCCTGGTTACCATTCTCAACCGCCTTGTGCCCGGCGGACGGCGCCTTCACTTGATCCACTACGACAGgcacagctgcaggagctggaaaaagatatattttaaaaatatcaaaatgGGAGTTCGGATGGAGACTCCGTGGAGACTCGGGTAACGTTTCGAATGAGAGGTTTTAGAAGAAGCACTTACCCTCctttttggtatttttattcttcttgcCACCCGGTTCCTTGACCTTTTCCCCTCCCTTGGTCTCGATCATAGACTTCACAGTTTTTTGGGATTTCTCGGACTCCTTAAAGCTTCGCATGCGGTCGGGGCCCCgagctctgctgctctcctccgccTCTCTGCACGTAAACATTAGATGCACGTCAGACACAAGCGATTCAGGCCAGCGAAGCCTCTTTGCGTCGTGCGATCGGACGTTTACGGGGTTCCTCGCCACGGGCGACACACCTCCGCCGGAGGGAAACTCTCCGTCTTTACCTGAGAAGCACCCGGAAGTCATCCTCAAACTGAAAGCTGCTGTTGATTAGCCTCAGGGCCCCCTTTTGCTCCAGCTCATTCTTATAACGATCCCGAAAATGGAGCTGGATGTCATCTATGAATTTGTCCACGTACGTCAGCGTCAGGATCTTTTGAAAGCCCACCTGGACGGAGACGAGAgtagggggggggagagggtctGATTTCCTCAAGGTTTTAAAACAACACTCATCAGTCGCAGAGTTTGCTGGTTGGGAGACTTACCACAAAAATCAACTCGAACTCATTGTCGAGTTTGTATTTCAGACTGAGGCCCTCGTGGTTGTAGGAATTGTTCCCGGTGCGCTCCTGTAAGACCGAACAGCGATGACATATGTCAACAGGAGCTCGAGAGCCTCACATGGCGTTCATGCTAACGTCACAGCTAAGCTAGCCTGACGCGTCTACCCCACAATGTCAAAACACATCACGGCGGCaacaattatatttaaaaaatacacgtCCACAATGCATCACGGGAGGATTTGAGGGCTTATCACAGAGCGATAACCACTTGTTTACGTTCGTAAACTGAAGCGTTACGCAACAAGCTAAGGTTTGCTAAGGGTTACCGGTTggcgttagcattagctgctAAAGGCACAGTGTTAGAATCGCAGACACAGACGCCGGTCACGGGCGTTCAGGCACGTCGCTGTGGCCCACCTGGAGGATTACGGAGCGGATCAAAGCGTTGACAGGCCCGGTGAAGGATTCCGTGACCCCGGCTCCCTGGAAACACCACAGCACTATCCCCCCTTTGCTGAAGATGGTGAAGAAGTCTAGCATCTTGACACCGCGTATCTAGAGTaatgaaacacacacggacgggggagaaaaaaatgagaCAAAAGCTCTGCGATAAACTCGTGGGTATGTGAACGTTTAAAGCTGTGTCTCGTGCTCTGTATAACAATTGGATCTTACCAAATGTAAATCAAAGCGATGTGAAATCCCCCACGGGTCGAAATCCGCCACCAGAGCAAAACTGTTTTAGACACGTCAGATACGAAACCCGGAAGTGACgcgccgcttcttcttcttctcttgagCTGGATGGTGGATCGCAGACAGTTTGTGGTGCTTACCGCCGCCTAACGTACAGGGGTGGGAAAGCCCTCTGCCTCCTGCAGGTTGGAGTGCAACTACACATGTTTTTTGCTTCCACACTTACCACACTgttcactgtttttttcttcttcagcacAATAATACTGCCATTTAAATCTGTGTAATCTGATCACTTCTCCATTGCTCTTTCTTGTCATCTGCAAATATATGTTTGTACATTAATTCATTTTGTGAAGCCAACATTATCAACCACTTTTTTCCTGTCCTGTACCTGGAAGAACTAGTAGACATGTATGCCACCTCTCTGTAGTAAAATGTATTACCCTTCACGTTTATGACACCAAACTTTAAATTAGATGTTGGCTGttgagcagcagcaaaaacaacacaactggACAGACTGCAACACAGATTAATAATGCGATGCACTGGGCTCATTAATGGAACTCCCACTAACACGGCTCCATGTGAAACAGAAGACAAACAACTAGAGTTCAGTAGAGGTCGGACCTCATAAAGTAACTGTGTGCTGAGATTCGGCAACGCTCCAATCCCACTGTTTATATGTGTCTGACCCTCTCTCCATCAAATACCCAAACATTATTAACCTCTCTGCATCAAACGTTGTCTTCTTTGAAATTAGTGTGTAGTGGTCATGACTTTCTTGTTCATTTTAAAGTTCATTTATTGGGAAGCGTCGTCAAACATGAGGGCAAACCTGACAACACACCCATGCAGTACACATACAATAGTTACTTGt
Coding sequences:
- the fam118b gene encoding protein FAM118B, with the translated sequence MASIVAVKSEKRPAADSQDADTNAKKPRKLLPSLKTKRAPELVLVIGTGVSSAVAPQVPALRSWKGLIQALLDAANDFDLLEEEESRRFQKHMQEDKNLVHVAHDLIQKLSPRTGNVRSTFFKDCLYEVFDDLECKMEHAGKHLLRSVLQLMESGALVLTTNFDNLLEIYAAHQGTKLESLDLTDEKKVLEWAQEKRRLSVLHIHGVYTNPSGIVLHPAGYQNVLRNTEVMREIQKLYETKSFVFLGCGRTVDDTTFQALFLEAVKHKSDLEHFMLVRREDVGEFKKLRDNMLDKGIKVISYGDEYADLPEYFERLANEICNRDVSTNGWGSPSQSGEEQPNGFNTQKSLLQDHHS
- the srpra gene encoding signal recognition particle receptor subunit alpha, yielding MLDFFTIFSKGGIVLWCFQGAGVTESFTGPVNALIRSVILQERTGNNSYNHEGLSLKYKLDNEFELIFVVGFQKILTLTYVDKFIDDIQLHFRDRYKNELEQKGALRLINSSFQFEDDFRVLLREAEESSRARGPDRMRSFKESEKSQKTVKSMIETKGGEKVKEPGGKKNKNTKKEAPAAVPVVVDQVKAPSAGHKAVENGNQGYTAEEIIQKNREEFIRRRTVAPPEKATKSPKPQKPKEKQMRVWDMGGSSTKALDYSGSNGDNSENGGKQNQDAQIDLGMQLSSMKGELPSVDYESSEEEEEEEAEEAERVVDNKTIKKISNSKSGGFGGMFGMLKGLVGSKSLSREDMESVLEKMKDHLIAKNVAADIAYQLCDSVAKKLEGKVMGTFTTVASTVKLALQDSLVQILQPKRRVDILRDVMEAQNQRRPFVVTFCGVNGVGKSTNLAKISFWLIENGFTVLIAACDTFRAGAVEQLRTHQRRLNSLHPPEQHGGRPMVQLYEKGYGKDAAGIAMEAIAYARNQAFDVVLVDTAGRMQDNAPLMTALAKLIAVNMPDLVLFVGEALVGNEAVDQLVKFNQALADNSMTEKPRLIDGIVLTKFDTIDDKVGAAISMTYITGQPIVFVGTGQTYNDLRSLNARAVVSALMKA